The Mesorhizobium koreense genome includes a window with the following:
- a CDS encoding LysM peptidoglycan-binding domain-containing protein yields MANGIRNALLFGGGALVAALAVAYGLGAFSPAPVEKVAQTAEPAGNSMTAKEGRVPATPQKPADPAPEKQAAAPSGQAEADKPVPKENATPAGDAATPNGAAETKSGSKATAEPQATKADEGAKTKDVTAPSFDVVRAEGNGSIVIAGRSAPGAKVEILSGKSVLGASTAGAEGDFAIVLDDPLKPGDYQLVLRATTPANVAMSKETAVVSIPEHQNGQVLALVEAPGQPSRLITVPKPEKAAAAAPAPAAPASAQPGTAQDTPKQHPAATQPSSDGTKQAGSGNAGAGQETAASDATPTGEGTAAGTAQPPAKASTAQSGNAQPQVSVEAVEIEGNKIFVAGVADPGSTVRVYANDMVLGEAKTSPVGRFLVESIHELAVGDYIIRADMLAPDGVKVAARAAVPFTRAPGESVAAVASGEAGSDKASNGTAAPAGSGKAAPSGTATSNNGANSTAPSSEAASAGQPSSGGASNGGQQAAASGAKGSAVLPSLDSDISKQPPTVVLPKLQETTGAVIIRRGDTLWQISRRVYGHGVRYSTIYLANQDQIENPDLIWPGQIFAVPGETKEGDSADMKAIAGQATELPKKAVE; encoded by the coding sequence ATGGCGAACGGCATCAGAAACGCGCTTCTTTTCGGGGGTGGCGCGCTGGTGGCTGCGCTTGCGGTGGCCTACGGGCTGGGCGCCTTCTCGCCGGCGCCGGTGGAGAAGGTCGCCCAGACGGCTGAGCCTGCCGGAAATTCGATGACGGCGAAGGAAGGGCGCGTGCCCGCTACGCCGCAAAAGCCCGCCGATCCGGCGCCTGAAAAGCAGGCTGCTGCGCCCTCCGGTCAGGCGGAGGCAGACAAACCGGTACCGAAGGAAAATGCGACGCCTGCCGGTGATGCGGCAACGCCGAACGGTGCTGCCGAGACGAAGTCCGGCAGCAAGGCCACCGCCGAACCGCAGGCAACCAAGGCCGATGAGGGGGCCAAGACCAAAGACGTCACGGCACCGAGCTTTGATGTCGTCAGGGCCGAGGGAAACGGTTCCATCGTCATCGCGGGCCGGTCGGCGCCCGGCGCGAAGGTTGAAATCCTTTCGGGCAAGAGCGTCCTCGGCGCGTCGACGGCGGGTGCGGAAGGCGACTTCGCCATTGTGCTCGACGATCCCTTGAAGCCGGGCGACTATCAACTCGTGTTGCGTGCTACGACGCCCGCCAATGTCGCGATGTCGAAAGAGACGGCGGTCGTTTCCATCCCCGAGCATCAGAACGGTCAGGTCCTGGCCTTAGTCGAAGCGCCTGGGCAGCCGAGCAGGCTGATCACGGTGCCGAAGCCGGAGAAGGCGGCGGCTGCTGCCCCCGCACCGGCCGCTCCTGCGTCTGCGCAGCCCGGCACGGCGCAGGATACGCCCAAGCAGCATCCGGCAGCAACGCAGCCTTCCAGTGACGGAACCAAGCAGGCGGGTTCCGGCAATGCCGGGGCCGGGCAGGAAACGGCGGCAAGCGATGCGACGCCGACCGGGGAAGGAACGGCGGCTGGGACGGCGCAGCCGCCGGCGAAGGCGTCAACGGCTCAATCCGGGAATGCGCAGCCCCAGGTTTCCGTCGAAGCGGTCGAGATCGAAGGCAACAAGATCTTCGTCGCCGGCGTGGCCGATCCAGGCAGTACGGTTCGTGTCTATGCCAACGACATGGTGCTGGGCGAGGCGAAGACGTCTCCCGTCGGCCGCTTTCTCGTCGAATCCATCCATGAACTCGCGGTCGGCGACTATATCATCCGCGCCGACATGCTGGCGCCCGATGGGGTGAAGGTCGCGGCGCGCGCCGCCGTTCCCTTCACGCGCGCGCCAGGGGAAAGCGTGGCTGCGGTCGCCTCCGGCGAAGCCGGTTCCGACAAAGCGTCGAATGGCACCGCCGCTCCGGCCGGTTCGGGGAAGGCTGCGCCCTCCGGTACCGCCACTTCGAATAATGGGGCAAATTCAACGGCTCCCTCGTCGGAAGCTGCGTCGGCGGGCCAGCCTTCGTCCGGCGGGGCGAGCAACGGTGGGCAGCAGGCCGCCGCATCAGGCGCCAAGGGCTCCGCGGTCCTGCCTTCGCTCGACAGCGATATTTCGAAACAGCCGCCGACCGTCGTATTGCCCAAACTGCAGGAGACGACCGGTGCGGTCATCATCCGGCGCGGCGATACGCTCTGGCAGATATCGCGCAGGGTTTACGGCCACGGCGTCCGCTATTCCACGATTTATCTCGCCAACCAGGACCAGATCGAGAATCCTGACCTCATCTGGCCGGGCCAGATCTTCGCCGTTCCGGGCGAGACGAAGGAGGGCGACTCTGCCGACATGAAGGCAATTGCCGGCCAGGCGACGGAGTTGCCGAAGAAGGCGGTCGAATAG